Part of the Pseudomonas sp. Leaf58 genome is shown below.
ATGGTCACCACACCCGCCGGCACTTCCTCGTGACCGACCACCTGCTCGGCGCGGTCCAGCTCGTCCTGCAGGGCGAGCACACCCGGCGTACTCTCGTCGAGGCTGTCGATCAGACGCTCCAGACGCTGTACGTCCAATCGGGTGAGGATGAGGGAAGGCTTGGTGCTCATGGTCCAGTCAGGCTCCTTTGAAATGGTAATTTTCAATGTACAAATAAAGCAAAACCCCGCCCAAGGGCGGGGTTTGAGAAGGCTATGGCGTCACCGACGCAGAACCCGACACTACCACAGCCGGGCAAATACTCAAGCCCCTGCGCTCAGTGTGCCTTAGCGCTGCTCGCGCAGGGCCTGGGCTTCGCGGCAAATCTGCCGGCGCCGCTCGTCATCGGCTGCACGCCATTCGCGAATGTGCTCTACATGCCTGTGGCAGCCGGTGCAGACGCGCTGGTCGTCCAGCCGGCAAACGCTAATGCATGGCGATGGCACGGCGGGGCTGACGTTGCTGTAAAGCGGTTTGGGTGGCCGGGCCTGGGCGCTGCTCATGTCAGATCTCGTCGAAGTCCAGCTTCTCGCCGGCTCGCTCCCACACGATACGTTCGAGCATTTCGCCCAGCAGCTCGTCGCTCTTCTCGCACACCCACTTGCCGCTTTCTTCGTCGTAGTCGAAGTGGAAGCCACCGGAACGGTCGGCCAGCCACAGCTGGCGCAGCGGCTCCTGGCGACTGAAGATCAGCTGAGCGCCGCCTTCGAACTTGACAGTGAGGACGCCAGCGGAGTTCTCCATGTCCAGGTCCATGCCGCTCTCGTCGAACAGGTCTTCCAGGGCCTGTTGGGTCGCGTCGACCAGATCATGGAAACGCGCTTCACTCAAACTCATTACAGGAACCTCAAAATTGGCTGCGTTACAGGCAAGCCGGGCAAGATACGGGCGCAAAGCGCCAGCTGCAAGCTGCAAGCCCCAAGCTGCAAGCAACTAGAAAAAGCTCAGCGTACACCCGACAGCTTTTTCTTGCCGCTTGAACCTTGAAGCTTGCGGCTTTCGCCCCCCGCCCGGCGGACCGGCCCTTGCATAGGCAAGCCGCCGGTCGCTCGGTATACTCGGGCGCAATACTGCATATTTCAAAGGATTTCACCCATGAAGCGCCTGATTTCCTCGCTCGCGGCGCTGGTCGCTGTTGCCTGCCTCGTATCGGCCTGCGGTCAGAAAGGCCCTCTGTACCTTCCGGAAGACGGCAAGGATGGCAAAGGCAGCCACAAATCGCATCAGCACCAGCACGCTCCGGCCGTACAGCCGCAAGAAGAGCAGCCTATCCAGCCCGAGCAGACGCCAGAGCAGTAAGGAATTCAGATGAACGCTTTCGACTACCGCGGCGGCGAGCTGTTCGCGGAAGGCGTAGCCCTGTCGGCCATTGCCGAGCGCTACGGCACCCCCACCTACGTGTATTCGCGCGCCCATATCGAGGCCCAGTACCGCAGCTACACCGACGCCCTGCAAGGCGCCGAGCACTTGGTGTGCTTCGCGGTCAAGGCCAACTCCAACTTGGCCGTCCTGAACGTGCTGGCGCGCCTGGGCGCAGGTTTCGATATTGTCTCCGGCGGTGAGCTGGAACGCGTGCTGGCCGCAGGTGGCCGTGCCGACCGCGTGGTGTTCTCCGGCGTCGGCAAAACCCGCGACGACATGCGCCGCGCCCTGGAAGTCGGCGTGCACTGCTTCAATGTCGAATCCACCGACGAGCTGGAGCGCCTGCAAGTGGTGGCCGCCGAGATGGGCAAGGTTGCCCCGGTGTCGCTGCGGGTCAACCCGGACGTCGACGCCGGCACCCATCCGTACATCTCCACAGGCCTTAAAGAAAACAAGTTCGGCATCGCCATCGCCGACGCCGAGGCCATCTACGTGCGCGCCGCGCAGCTGCCAAACCTGGAAGTGGTCGGTGTCGACTGCCACATCGGTTCGCAACTGACCACCGTCGAGCCGTTCCTCGACGCCCTCGACCGCCTGCTAG
Proteins encoded:
- a CDS encoding lipoprotein, with the protein product MKRLISSLAALVAVACLVSACGQKGPLYLPEDGKDGKGSHKSHQHQHAPAVQPQEEQPIQPEQTPEQ
- the cyaY gene encoding iron donor protein CyaY, whose amino-acid sequence is MSLSEARFHDLVDATQQALEDLFDESGMDLDMENSAGVLTVKFEGGAQLIFSRQEPLRQLWLADRSGGFHFDYDEESGKWVCEKSDELLGEMLERIVWERAGEKLDFDEI
- the lysA gene encoding diaminopimelate decarboxylase; this translates as MNAFDYRGGELFAEGVALSAIAERYGTPTYVYSRAHIEAQYRSYTDALQGAEHLVCFAVKANSNLAVLNVLARLGAGFDIVSGGELERVLAAGGRADRVVFSGVGKTRDDMRRALEVGVHCFNVESTDELERLQVVAAEMGKVAPVSLRVNPDVDAGTHPYISTGLKENKFGIAIADAEAIYVRAAQLPNLEVVGVDCHIGSQLTTVEPFLDALDRLLVLVDRLAECGIYLRHLDLGGGVGVRYRDEEPPLVADYIKAIRERVGDRELALVFEPGRYIVANAGVLLTRVEYLKHTEHKDFAIIDAAMNDLIRPALYQAWMGVSAVTPREGEGRAYDLVGPICETGDFLAKDRVLNLAEGDLLAVQSAGAYGFVMSSNYNTRGRCAEILVDGDQAFEVRRRETIAELYAGESLLPE